From the Sphingomonas sabuli genome, the window AAATCATCCTTACGCCATGGGCGAAGGATCAGGCGTTCGGTCTCGATCCGCGGCGCTTCGCGGACCAAGGCTTATTTCTTGCCGAGCTTGAGGCCGCCGAAACGCTTGTTGAAGCGGGCCACCTGGCCGCCGGTATCGAGCAGCTTCTGGTTGCCGCCGGTCCAGGCCGGGTGCGACGTCGGATCAATGTCGAGGTTCAACGTGTCCCCTTCCTTGCCCCACGTGGAGCGGGTCTGGAACTTGGTGCCGTCGGTCATTTCGACGTTGATCATGTGATAATCGGGATGCGTTTCGGATTTCATCGTCTTTTCCTTGGAATGGCTGGTTTCCGACCAGCCGGGGAAAGGTGTCGCGGCCCCTTATCGGGTGACGGCGCGAAGTGCAACCAAAGGGCCGCTCAGGCGCGGGCGGGCGTTACCTGCATGCGCAGCGCCGGGATCATCCGTTCCGCCAGCGCAAAGCCGCCGAACAGCAGGGCGGTGAAGAACAGGTCGCCGGCCACCGTATTCTGGAAGAACGGCACCGCCGCGGTGTAGCAGGCCGCAAGGCCGGCGGTGGTAAGCGGGTAGAAGCCGCTGAACAGCCACATGCCGAAATTCGTCAGCACGAAGAA encodes:
- the rpmE gene encoding 50S ribosomal protein L31; protein product: MKSETHPDYHMINVEMTDGTKFQTRSTWGKEGDTLNLDIDPTSHPAWTGGNQKLLDTGGQVARFNKRFGGLKLGKK